A portion of the Phycisphaerales bacterium genome contains these proteins:
- a CDS encoding YdjY domain-containing protein, translated as MTPRAEAAPAPVADPQSRSEPPKTITLAEGLRLNRAERWIELDGFVPIDVREQDRTGYTLIRYLECIAVTPISGKDHEALMVTQVKPSTIHAALLTLGLEPGAPGAIAWYGREPVARPARGAPVTITYRTADQPPPGEPITTFIVDADTGEHFDARSQWVFAGSLFENDRYVADADGLVVGLHTFGTELVALQQAMSPDSFIEEPRWIAHPEQTPGFGASVIIRIAADR; from the coding sequence GTGACGCCCCGCGCCGAGGCAGCGCCCGCGCCCGTCGCCGATCCCCAATCCAGATCCGAGCCGCCCAAGACCATCACCCTCGCCGAAGGCCTCCGCCTCAACCGAGCCGAACGCTGGATCGAGCTCGACGGCTTCGTCCCCATCGACGTGCGCGAGCAGGACCGCACGGGCTACACGCTCATCCGCTACCTCGAGTGCATCGCCGTCACCCCCATTAGTGGCAAGGACCACGAGGCCCTCATGGTGACGCAGGTGAAGCCCTCGACCATCCACGCGGCGTTGCTCACGCTTGGCCTGGAGCCCGGCGCCCCCGGGGCGATTGCCTGGTACGGCCGCGAACCCGTCGCCCGACCGGCGCGTGGCGCGCCCGTGACGATCACCTATCGCACGGCCGACCAACCGCCCCCGGGCGAGCCGATCACGACGTTCATCGTCGATGCCGACACGGGCGAGCACTTCGATGCACGATCCCAGTGGGTCTTCGCGGGTTCACTGTTCGAGAACGACCGCTACGTGGCCGACGCCGATGGGCTCGTCGTCGGCCTGCACACCTTTGGCACCGAACTCGTCGCGCTGCAGCAGGCAATGAGCCCCGATTCGTTCATCGAAGAACCACGTTGGATCGCCCACCCGGAGCAGACCCCCGGGTTTGGCGCGAGCGTCATCATCCGGATCGCCGCCGATCGTTAG
- the panB gene encoding 3-methyl-2-oxobutanoate hydroxymethyltransferase, which yields MSTVGSIIEGASQRKPVTLATLGRMARQGEPFACLTCYDASTARLLEQAGVHLLLVGDTAAEVILGLPRTIDMPFEVLLALTAAVKRGAPNTVVMGDMPFMTYQASPDRALENAGRFLVEGKADIVKLEADESFAPLVKRMASAGIPVCAHVGSKPQHVAMTSGYKAQGRTQSEADRVLADARALEAAGAAMLLVEAVPTEVADELVAASGVPVIGIGAGTSCHGQVVVLHDVMGLLEKTPGLAQPVANLGPVIREAAMQWVRRVAERDFGGKTFGMRDR from the coding sequence GTGAGCACGGTGGGATCGATCATCGAGGGCGCTTCGCAACGAAAGCCGGTGACGCTGGCCACGCTGGGCCGAATGGCCCGCCAGGGCGAGCCTTTTGCCTGCCTGACGTGCTATGACGCGTCGACGGCGCGACTGCTCGAGCAGGCTGGCGTGCACTTGTTGCTCGTGGGAGACACCGCGGCGGAGGTGATTCTCGGACTGCCGCGGACGATCGACATGCCCTTCGAGGTTTTGCTGGCGCTGACGGCGGCGGTCAAGCGGGGAGCGCCGAACACGGTGGTCATGGGCGATATGCCGTTCATGACGTACCAGGCCAGCCCCGACAGGGCGCTCGAGAACGCCGGCCGATTCCTGGTGGAGGGCAAGGCCGACATCGTGAAGCTGGAAGCCGACGAGAGCTTCGCGCCGCTGGTCAAGCGCATGGCCTCGGCGGGTATCCCGGTCTGCGCGCACGTTGGCAGCAAGCCCCAGCACGTCGCGATGACGAGCGGGTACAAGGCTCAGGGCCGGACGCAGAGCGAGGCCGATCGCGTGCTGGCCGACGCCCGGGCGCTCGAGGCGGCCGGGGCGGCGATGCTTCTGGTCGAGGCCGTACCCACGGAGGTTGCCGATGAACTGGTGGCCGCCTCGGGCGTGCCGGTGATCGGCATCGGGGCCGGGACGAGCTGTCACGGGCAGGTGGTGGTGCTGCACGACGTTATGGGTCTCCTGGAGAAAACCCCGGGGTTGGCCCAGCCGGTTGCGAACCTCGGGCCGGTGATCCGCGAAGCGGCTATGCAATGGGTGCGCCGGGTAGCCGAAAGAGACTTCGGCGGCAAGACGTTCGGCATGCGGGACCGCTAG
- a CDS encoding NAD+ synthase — MRIALAPINPKVGDLVGNIRLIEDAVRSAGAVDLVVLPELAVCGYPPRDLLYEPGFVQRCYDRALGLAERSRGGPAIVVGSPVQDGRGVRNSLLVFQDGRLAHTYHKRLLPTYDVFDEDRYFVAGDVACVFDVAGERVGLAICEDLWMGQDADQHWRYQLKDDPVRDLVSAGARVIVAPSASPFVEEKHERHLALVGGHAQQQGVWVLGVNQAGANDDLIFDGHAIAFDPTGRQRAAGPRMGDGVTVVELSESGERARDSMLEAGPDVALAEALAVGVRDYVRKTGFERVLLGLSGGIDSAVSCAVAVKALGAQHVIGVAMPGPYSSEHALSDAELLAQNLGIRLVTLPIAEPMAGFRGVVDGVFEDLGAPALGAERPDVTEQNLQSRLRGTAIMTLSNRLNALVVTTGNKTELAVGYCTLYGDMNGAIAPIADLTKLRVYELARAMNTDPRAFGFGLPPIPEGTITKPPSAELAPDQRDDDTLPAYDVLDRIVTLRVEGRQGVDAIATQTGCDAEIVRRMCRLIATHEYKRRQYGVALKVTPVAFGPGRRMPIAQGWMGSGLDGLGS; from the coding sequence ATGCGCATCGCGTTGGCCCCGATCAATCCGAAGGTGGGCGACCTGGTCGGCAACATCCGGCTGATCGAGGACGCGGTGCGCTCGGCCGGCGCGGTCGATCTGGTGGTGTTGCCCGAACTGGCCGTCTGCGGGTATCCGCCCCGAGACCTGCTCTACGAGCCCGGTTTCGTCCAGCGGTGCTATGACCGCGCGCTCGGGCTTGCGGAACGCTCGCGCGGCGGCCCGGCGATCGTGGTTGGGTCCCCGGTGCAGGACGGGCGTGGCGTTCGCAACAGCCTGCTGGTGTTCCAGGATGGGCGTCTTGCCCATACGTATCACAAGCGCCTGCTGCCGACGTACGACGTATTCGACGAGGACCGCTACTTCGTTGCCGGTGACGTGGCGTGCGTGTTCGACGTGGCGGGCGAGCGGGTGGGCCTGGCGATCTGCGAGGATCTCTGGATGGGCCAGGATGCGGACCAGCACTGGCGATACCAGTTGAAGGACGACCCCGTCCGTGATCTGGTCTCGGCCGGGGCGCGCGTGATCGTCGCCCCGTCGGCAAGCCCGTTCGTGGAGGAAAAACACGAGCGGCACCTGGCGCTCGTGGGCGGCCATGCGCAGCAGCAGGGCGTGTGGGTGCTGGGCGTGAACCAGGCGGGCGCAAACGACGACCTCATCTTCGACGGCCATGCGATTGCGTTCGACCCAACGGGTCGGCAGCGCGCCGCAGGACCCCGGATGGGCGACGGCGTGACGGTTGTCGAGTTGTCCGAGAGCGGCGAGCGTGCACGCGATTCGATGCTCGAAGCGGGCCCCGACGTCGCGCTGGCCGAGGCGCTGGCGGTAGGGGTGCGGGACTACGTGCGCAAGACCGGCTTCGAGCGCGTCTTGCTGGGACTGAGCGGCGGCATCGATTCGGCGGTGTCGTGCGCAGTTGCCGTGAAGGCACTGGGCGCCCAGCACGTGATTGGCGTGGCGATGCCCGGGCCATACTCATCCGAGCATGCGCTCTCGGATGCGGAGTTGCTCGCGCAGAATCTTGGCATTCGCCTGGTCACGCTTCCGATCGCCGAACCGATGGCTGGCTTTCGCGGCGTGGTGGACGGCGTGTTTGAAGATCTGGGCGCGCCGGCGTTGGGCGCAGAGCGGCCCGACGTGACCGAGCAGAATCTGCAAAGCCGGCTGCGCGGCACGGCGATCATGACGCTGAGCAACAGGCTGAACGCCCTTGTGGTGACGACGGGCAACAAGACCGAACTCGCGGTCGGCTATTGCACGCTCTACGGCGACATGAACGGCGCCATCGCGCCGATCGCCGACCTGACCAAGCTGCGCGTGTACGAGCTGGCGCGCGCCATGAACACCGATCCACGGGCGTTCGGGTTCGGTCTACCGCCGATTCCCGAGGGCACGATCACCAAGCCGCCCAGCGCCGAGTTGGCGCCCGATCAGCGTGACGACGACACGCTGCCGGCCTACGACGTGCTCGATCGCATCGTCACGCTGCGCGTAGAGGGGCGGCAGGGCGTTGACGCGATCGCCACCCAGACGGGCTGCGACGCCGAAATAGTGCGAAGGATGTGCCGGTTGATCGCGACGCACGAATACAAGCGACGGCAATATGGCGTAGCCCTGAAGGTGACGCCGGTCGCCTTCGGCCCGGGGCGGCGGATGCCCATTGCCCAGGGCTGGATGGGCTCGGGGCTGGATGGGTTGGGCTCCTAG
- a CDS encoding trypsin-like peptidase domain-containing protein → MRRFITLGPAAVVLLTAMAALLAAPEIVRRTEAQQAHAQVTLARQELVQDDILLRINRATRAIAQSVEPGVVHLMSASRFSAGAAGSGWVYDDEGHILTNAHVVGGSDRVSLQLYTGRVMTADVVGVDVFTDIAVLKAEDATGMIPLPRATGEMPQQGDRVFAFGSPFNFKFSMSEGIVSGLGRDPNTGAAGSAFTNFIQTDAAVNPGNSGGPLIDVRGRIIGMNVAIATGRSGDSLANPSEGQSAGISFAIPLSTIESVADQIIETGRVARGRLGIAFGGFRGQRPIIEDDVFKGIGVVVGQVTDGGPAERAGILADDIIESIGGQAVPSPDILRAVVNTMRPGKELSVRVWRDGTPIETTVVLDELDSINAIGGPTEQMLDRHIGLDIRLDNRGLVYVRRTRDNSVARRAGLAEGQQIVAIDGQEIDTYTEFLDAIALSRIALGRETTILVREPESEQTRELTVRVRP, encoded by the coding sequence ATGAGACGATTTATCACCCTGGGCCCGGCGGCGGTCGTGCTGTTGACGGCGATGGCGGCGTTGCTGGCAGCGCCAGAGATCGTGCGTCGCACCGAAGCGCAGCAGGCACACGCTCAGGTCACGCTCGCTCGTCAGGAACTGGTGCAGGACGACATCCTGCTTCGCATCAACCGCGCCACGCGGGCCATCGCCCAGTCGGTCGAGCCGGGGGTGGTGCACCTGATGTCGGCCAGCCGATTCAGCGCCGGGGCTGCGGGCTCTGGCTGGGTGTACGACGACGAGGGGCACATCCTGACAAATGCCCACGTCGTGGGCGGATCGGACCGCGTCAGCCTGCAGTTGTACACCGGGCGCGTCATGACCGCGGACGTGGTGGGCGTTGACGTGTTTACCGACATCGCCGTGCTGAAGGCCGAGGATGCGACGGGCATGATCCCGCTGCCGCGCGCCACGGGCGAGATGCCCCAGCAGGGCGACCGCGTGTTCGCGTTCGGCTCGCCGTTCAACTTCAAGTTCTCGATGAGCGAGGGCATCGTGAGCGGGCTGGGTCGCGACCCCAACACCGGGGCGGCGGGCAGCGCGTTTACGAACTTCATCCAGACCGATGCGGCGGTGAACCCTGGGAACTCGGGCGGTCCGCTGATCGACGTGCGTGGTCGGATCATCGGCATGAACGTCGCGATCGCAACCGGACGCTCGGGCGACTCACTGGCCAACCCCAGCGAGGGCCAGAGCGCCGGCATCAGCTTCGCCATTCCGCTGTCGACCATCGAATCGGTCGCCGACCAAATCATCGAAACCGGCCGCGTGGCGCGGGGCCGGCTTGGCATCGCCTTCGGTGGCTTCCGCGGGCAGCGCCCCATCATCGAAGACGACGTCTTCAAGGGCATCGGCGTGGTGGTCGGTCAGGTGACCGATGGCGGGCCCGCCGAGCGCGCAGGCATCCTGGCCGATGACATCATCGAGAGCATCGGCGGGCAGGCGGTGCCCAGCCCGGACATCCTCCGCGCCGTGGTCAACACGATGCGGCCGGGCAAGGAGCTTTCCGTCCGCGTGTGGCGCGATGGCACGCCCATCGAGACCACGGTCGTGCTCGACGAACTCGATTCGATCAACGCCATCGGTGGCCCCACCGAGCAAATGCTGGACCGCCACATCGGGCTGGACATACGCCTGGATAACCGGGGCCTCGTGTACGTTCGGCGGACGCGTGACAACTCGGTCGCCCGGCGCGCCGGGCTTGCCGAGGGACAGCAGATCGTGGCGATCGACGGGCAGGAAATCGATACCTACACCGAGTTCCTGGACGCAATTGCGCTCTCGCGGATCGCGCTGGGCCGAGAAACCACCATCCTGGTGCGCGAGCCCGAATCCGAGCAGACGCGGGAGTTGACCGTCCGCGTGCGTCCCTAA
- a CDS encoding lysylphosphatidylglycerol synthase domain-containing protein, with protein sequence MDDTASQSPDAGSSASRSRARLVLQVVGFLIGIALLGWCVRLALSEENRASLEQLADAPPGALASLLGLSVVGVVANGLIFWAALRPVRRIAPLDVVATNALATFLANLPFKIGLLARIAIHNRRDKVPMAMIFGWFGAVTATLLLVSGALIGAGLLRGVLGGWTVPAAVVFMVLLSGMTVLIAKRLSGERGHRRLSRLIGRVGGKRALRLARTQVIRELHMGLDMLASGRWVAVVVLFRAVDFGAQAWRWVVAGELVGSDVSATDGLLISGGHFLAGALSPVGMLGFREGAAMGTAGLLGLDARGFAPIALLTAGAELVVVIAGAGLAIAWLRLDRVLRSRFARTSPPRGA encoded by the coding sequence ATGGACGACACCGCCTCTCAATCTCCCGACGCTGGTTCTTCCGCTTCGCGCAGCCGGGCACGCCTGGTGCTGCAGGTGGTGGGCTTCCTGATTGGCATCGCGCTGCTGGGATGGTGCGTGCGTCTGGCGTTGAGCGAAGAGAACCGAGCATCGCTCGAGCAACTGGCCGACGCGCCGCCGGGCGCGCTTGCCTCGCTGCTGGGGCTGAGCGTGGTGGGCGTAGTGGCAAACGGGCTGATCTTCTGGGCCGCGTTGCGGCCGGTGCGGCGGATTGCTCCGCTGGACGTGGTGGCCACCAACGCACTCGCCACGTTCTTGGCGAACTTGCCGTTCAAGATCGGTCTGCTGGCACGCATCGCGATCCACAACCGGCGTGACAAGGTGCCGATGGCGATGATCTTCGGCTGGTTCGGCGCCGTGACGGCCACGCTGCTGCTGGTGAGCGGGGCGTTGATCGGCGCGGGGCTGCTGCGCGGCGTGCTTGGCGGATGGACCGTGCCGGCGGCCGTGGTCTTCATGGTCTTGCTTTCGGGCATGACGGTCCTCATCGCCAAGCGTCTGAGCGGCGAGCGGGGACACCGCCGGCTCAGCCGTCTCATCGGCCGTGTGGGCGGCAAGCGGGCGCTGCGGCTGGCGCGTACCCAGGTGATACGCGAACTGCACATGGGCCTGGACATGCTGGCCAGCGGTCGATGGGTCGCCGTGGTCGTACTCTTCCGAGCGGTGGACTTTGGCGCGCAGGCGTGGCGGTGGGTCGTGGCGGGCGAACTCGTGGGCTCGGACGTGTCGGCCACCGACGGGCTGTTAATCTCGGGCGGGCACTTCCTGGCCGGTGCGCTCTCGCCGGTGGGCATGCTGGGATTCCGCGAGGGCGCCGCAATGGGCACGGCTGGCTTGCTTGGACTCGACGCCCGGGGCTTCGCGCCCATTGCCTTGTTGACGGCGGGGGCCGAACTGGTCGTGGTCATCGCCGGGGCGGGGCTTGCCATCGCGTGGCTGCGCCTGGATCGCGTGCTGCGGTCCCGATTCGCCCGCACGAGCCCCCCACGGGGCGCGTAG
- a CDS encoding NUDIX domain-containing protein — protein sequence MSQPSELPYKLACLCDLRDSQGRILLIERRKAPNLGLCSPIGGKLDTAAGESPHQCAQREIHEEAGIEVPVERLHLMGLVSERAFEGKGHWLMFYFRVLGPVEVPEREIPEGRLRWFEPGKVAALPLPETDRSVIWPLVDRHDHDDFSRVDADRPGLPGLFAVHIDCRGDRLEWTVEQTGRGSQT from the coding sequence ATGAGCCAACCTTCCGAATTGCCCTACAAGCTCGCTTGCCTGTGCGACCTGCGCGACAGCCAAGGCCGAATCCTCCTGATCGAGCGCCGCAAGGCGCCCAACCTGGGCCTTTGCTCGCCCATCGGCGGCAAGCTCGACACGGCGGCGGGCGAATCACCCCATCAGTGCGCCCAGCGCGAGATTCATGAGGAGGCGGGCATCGAGGTGCCGGTCGAGCGCCTCCACCTCATGGGCCTTGTCAGCGAACGCGCCTTCGAGGGCAAGGGCCACTGGCTCATGTTCTACTTCCGCGTACTCGGCCCGGTGGAGGTGCCCGAACGGGAGATCCCTGAGGGTCGGCTTCGGTGGTTCGAGCCCGGCAAGGTCGCGGCATTGCCGCTGCCCGAGACCGATCGGAGCGTGATCTGGCCGCTGGTCGACCGCCACGACCATGACGACTTCTCCAGGGTCGATGCCGACCGGCCGGGCTTGCCGGGGCTGTTTGCCGTCCACATCGATTGCCGGGGAGATCGCCTGGAGTGGACCGTGGAACAAACCGGTCGGGGTTCCCAAACGTAA
- a CDS encoding DUF4870 domain-containing protein: protein MHAAAFAVNIGSNRTDPPATDGGAYVEPLSTEGDRQWALWTHLAPLLAAIVTSGAVAPLAIGWGLYVMHVPGKNKPFLADHGREMFNFALSYTLYWTVGAIAVGIVTFGAGLIVYMPALVVLGLVGTIRASIAGAKGRYYRYPMCFRFMKAPGERDAQWAQAA from the coding sequence ATGCACGCCGCAGCATTCGCCGTGAACATCGGAAGCAACCGCACCGATCCGCCCGCCACCGATGGCGGGGCATACGTGGAGCCGCTTTCGACCGAGGGCGACCGCCAATGGGCCCTCTGGACGCACCTGGCTCCGTTGCTGGCCGCCATCGTCACGTCAGGGGCCGTCGCGCCGCTGGCCATCGGCTGGGGGCTCTACGTCATGCACGTCCCGGGCAAGAACAAGCCCTTCCTGGCCGACCATGGCCGCGAGATGTTCAATTTCGCACTCAGCTACACGCTGTACTGGACGGTCGGCGCTATCGCCGTGGGCATCGTGACCTTCGGGGCCGGGCTGATCGTCTACATGCCGGCCCTGGTCGTCCTGGGCCTGGTGGGCACCATCCGGGCCAGCATCGCCGGCGCCAAGGGCCGCTACTACCGCTACCCCATGTGCTTCCGCTTCATGAAGGCCCCGGGCGAGCGTGATGCTCAATGGGCGCAGGCCGCATGA
- the lptB gene encoding LPS export ABC transporter ATP-binding protein gives MPLLEATNLHKSFNGREVVRGVSFAVGRAEIVGLLGRNGAGKTTSFRMTIGMLAADEGSVHFDGQDVAPLPMYKRARLGMGYLSQEPSVFQRLTCEQNLLAILETLPLSRSERKQRAGELLDRFGLTKKTKEKARTCSGGERRKLEIARALVTSPRIIMLDEPFSGVDPIAVEDLQQEIRTLRDAGIACLITDHNVHQTLKVCDRAYIINDGKVFAEGAPGPLIKNELVRQTYLGGLFRGDEFDTPDAPPSVRRRGGAGGAAVRGSTP, from the coding sequence GTGCCCCTGCTCGAAGCAACCAACCTGCACAAGAGCTTCAACGGGCGCGAGGTCGTGCGCGGCGTCAGCTTTGCCGTCGGCCGGGCCGAGATCGTGGGCCTGCTGGGCCGAAACGGCGCCGGCAAGACCACCAGCTTCCGCATGACCATTGGCATGCTCGCCGCCGACGAGGGCAGCGTCCACTTCGACGGCCAGGATGTCGCCCCCCTGCCGATGTACAAGCGGGCCCGCCTGGGCATGGGCTACCTCAGCCAAGAGCCCAGCGTCTTCCAGCGGCTGACGTGCGAGCAGAACCTGCTGGCCATCCTCGAGACGCTGCCCCTGTCCCGCAGCGAGCGCAAGCAGCGGGCGGGCGAGTTGCTCGACCGCTTCGGCCTGACCAAGAAGACCAAGGAGAAGGCTCGCACCTGCTCGGGCGGCGAGCGGCGCAAGCTCGAGATCGCTCGTGCCCTGGTCACCAGCCCCCGCATCATCATGCTCGACGAGCCCTTCAGCGGGGTCGACCCGATCGCCGTCGAGGACCTCCAGCAGGAGATCCGCACGCTCCGCGATGCCGGTATCGCGTGCCTGATCACCGATCACAACGTGCACCAGACCCTCAAAGTCTGCGACCGGGCCTACATCATCAACGACGGCAAGGTCTTCGCCGAGGGCGCCCCGGGCCCGCTCATCAAGAACGAACTGGTCCGCCAGACCTACCTTGGCGGGCTATTCCGCGGCGACGAGTTCGACACGCCCGACGCGCCGCCCTCGGTTCGCCGACGCGGGGGCGCCGGTGGGGCGGCCGTCAGGGGATCAACGCCGTGA
- a CDS encoding PEGA domain-containing protein produces the protein MIVRTAAIIACAAISGCTSRTIVVTSDPPGALVTLNGVEVGATPVEVGFRYYGQYDLRMRKEGYQPLTAAPWANAPWYEYPPIDFLLLPFPLETRVKWHYQLEPTSVEQDASDALIERGQQMRRAMTPG, from the coding sequence GTGATCGTGCGCACGGCTGCGATCATCGCGTGCGCCGCCATTTCGGGCTGCACGTCGCGCACCATCGTGGTGACCAGCGACCCTCCGGGCGCCCTGGTCACGCTCAACGGCGTGGAGGTCGGCGCAACGCCCGTGGAAGTAGGCTTCCGCTACTACGGCCAGTACGACCTGCGCATGCGCAAGGAGGGCTACCAGCCCCTCACCGCCGCTCCCTGGGCCAATGCGCCGTGGTATGAATACCCGCCCATCGACTTCCTGCTGCTGCCATTCCCCCTCGAGACACGGGTCAAGTGGCACTATCAACTCGAGCCCACGTCCGTGGAACAGGACGCTTCCGACGCACTCATCGAGCGCGGCCAGCAGATGCGGCGAGCCATGACGCCAGGCTGA
- a CDS encoding flavin reductase family protein yields the protein MTETNLDPAQERLIAEACDRLPTGLFLLSARHDSDRAGVLALGVHLCATEPMLICVPVRRGHRIEPLIRDSRAFAVCSVSPSDRAMRRRFERFPSAEEYHDPFDAVAVLTLESGAPILESSVLAFDCEVVRHVDMDADHELYIGRVIAARLNGEAPTPTRASNIGPLHLD from the coding sequence GTGACCGAAACCAACCTCGATCCCGCCCAGGAGCGGCTTATTGCCGAGGCGTGCGACCGCCTGCCAACCGGGCTGTTCCTGCTTTCGGCTCGCCACGACAGCGATCGTGCGGGCGTGCTGGCGCTGGGCGTCCACCTGTGCGCGACCGAGCCCATGCTGATCTGCGTGCCGGTGCGGCGGGGGCACCGCATCGAACCGCTCATCCGCGATTCGCGCGCGTTTGCCGTGTGCAGCGTCTCGCCGAGCGATCGAGCCATGCGGCGTCGCTTCGAGCGATTTCCATCGGCTGAGGAATACCACGACCCGTTCGATGCGGTGGCGGTCCTTACGCTCGAGTCGGGCGCTCCGATCCTGGAATCGAGCGTGCTCGCATTCGACTGCGAGGTTGTCCGGCATGTAGACATGGACGCCGATCACGAGCTGTATATCGGTCGGGTGATCGCGGCGCGCCTGAACGGTGAGGCCCCGACGCCCACGCGGGCCTCGAACATCGGCCCGCTGCACCTGGATTAG
- a CDS encoding ATP-dependent Clp protease proteolytic subunit: MTHLPMTTSGRPWRAMRLALVSLLALALVAVEVGLAQEGGQASAQSAPISSVPASRQAQEVVVLPIRTAIDRFTMKGLEQRLERAQEDGAQAVVIELDTPGGEVGAVLEISDLLKTSQVPTIVAWVNNTAFSGGAIIAMACDDIVTNDPGTLGDAIPIQVSQLMGIQQLSEEERQKILAPLLVDLVDSARRNGYDEKLVQGFVSLGVELWMIERTRPGPEGQPVGERMFIDLAEYRMLFGEPPEARSSEIPSAGTGQATSQPEATDADQADPSDPTAFRPAAPRLADLDAQQELSRGLAVPTTRASLSEGDRGGWQVVAYVTDGKAPVTMTAEQLVRYGVANRVVTNDEQLKAFFGATSLERYEENFWFVVARFMSNPLIRGLLLVCVIVGFFVEMASPGLGVFGAIGMLALVGLLAPAAMVGMAGWWEFVALGLGALLVLVEVFVVPGLGVPGVIGAVLVFLGLLGTFTGGNGFQTQGELLTGVVVLLLSLATAGVIIFLIAKNLGSIPGLNRLILKSVPSDGDDDQPSFFDAMSTGTTRVRLEVGTVGEAVGVLRPSGRARFGEDLVDVVSVGPIIESGQPVRIVEATAFSVVVERADDAREGG, encoded by the coding sequence ATGACCCATTTGCCCATGACAACCAGTGGCCGGCCCTGGCGAGCCATGCGCCTGGCGTTGGTTTCTCTCCTGGCCTTGGCGCTCGTGGCGGTCGAGGTGGGGCTGGCCCAGGAAGGCGGTCAGGCCTCCGCCCAATCCGCGCCGATCTCGTCGGTACCCGCGTCGAGGCAGGCCCAGGAAGTCGTGGTGCTGCCGATCCGCACCGCCATCGACCGGTTCACGATGAAGGGGCTCGAGCAGCGGCTGGAGCGAGCACAGGAAGATGGCGCCCAGGCCGTCGTCATCGAACTGGACACGCCCGGCGGCGAGGTCGGAGCCGTGCTCGAGATCAGCGATCTGCTCAAGACCAGCCAAGTTCCCACGATCGTGGCCTGGGTCAACAACACGGCGTTCAGCGGCGGGGCGATCATCGCCATGGCCTGCGACGACATCGTGACAAACGATCCGGGCACGCTGGGCGATGCCATCCCGATCCAGGTGTCCCAACTCATGGGCATCCAGCAATTGTCCGAGGAAGAACGGCAGAAGATCCTGGCGCCCTTGCTCGTCGACCTGGTCGATTCGGCTCGACGGAATGGGTACGACGAGAAACTCGTGCAGGGCTTCGTCTCGCTGGGCGTCGAGCTCTGGATGATCGAGCGGACCCGACCGGGGCCGGAAGGCCAGCCCGTTGGCGAGCGCATGTTCATCGACCTTGCCGAGTATCGCATGCTCTTTGGCGAGCCACCGGAGGCGCGATCGTCTGAAATCCCTTCGGCGGGCACCGGACAGGCGACGTCCCAGCCCGAGGCGACCGACGCCGATCAGGCCGACCCGAGCGATCCCACGGCATTCCGGCCGGCGGCGCCGCGCCTGGCCGACCTGGACGCCCAGCAGGAACTCAGCCGAGGCCTTGCCGTGCCGACGACGCGGGCGTCGCTCAGCGAAGGCGACCGTGGGGGGTGGCAGGTGGTGGCGTACGTGACCGATGGCAAGGCGCCGGTGACCATGACCGCCGAGCAACTGGTGCGATACGGCGTTGCCAATCGCGTCGTGACGAACGATGAACAGCTCAAGGCGTTCTTCGGCGCCACGTCGCTGGAGCGATACGAAGAGAACTTCTGGTTCGTGGTCGCACGGTTCATGTCCAACCCGCTCATTCGCGGCCTGCTGCTCGTGTGCGTCATCGTGGGCTTCTTCGTCGAGATGGCCAGCCCGGGGCTGGGCGTGTTCGGCGCGATCGGCATGCTGGCGCTCGTGGGCCTGCTGGCGCCGGCCGCCATGGTGGGCATGGCCGGCTGGTGGGAGTTCGTAGCGCTGGGGCTGGGCGCGCTGCTCGTGCTCGTTGAGGTATTCGTGGTTCCGGGGCTCGGCGTGCCGGGCGTGATCGGCGCGGTGCTCGTGTTCCTTGGCCTGCTGGGCACGTTCACCGGCGGCAATGGCTTCCAGACCCAGGGCGAACTGCTGACCGGCGTGGTCGTCCTGCTGCTCTCGCTGGCGACGGCGGGCGTCATCATCTTCCTGATCGCCAAGAACCTGGGCAGCATTCCCGGGCTGAATCGCTTGATACTCAAGAGCGTGCCGTCCGATGGCGACGACGACCAGCCCTCGTTCTTCGATGCGATGTCGACCGGTACGACCCGCGTACGGCTCGAAGTTGGAACGGTGGGCGAAGCGGTGGGGGTGCTGCGGCCCTCGGGCCGGGCCCGCTTTGGCGAAGATCTGGTCGACGTTGTCTCGGTGGGACCGATCATCGAAAGCGGGCAGCCCGTGCGTATCGTGGAAGCCACGGCCTTCAGCGTCGTGGTCGAGCGGGCCGACGACGCCCGGGAGGGCGGCTGA